Genomic segment of Pelmatolapia mariae isolate MD_Pm_ZW linkage group LG6, Pm_UMD_F_2, whole genome shotgun sequence:
GTAGGTCACATGGGCCTGCAACCAGTAAGAGCTATTCACACTAAAACTGGTTAATGCTCAAATTCTTAACTTCACAAAGGGTTACAAAGGGAATGTCCACAATTTAGTCTTTTAGTTGCTGgagttttttaaagtattttaaagaagaaaagcaaaagcagaaTCAAATTATATTCATAATCACATAATAATGATCAAATCACATCAATTATACTTATTTAATTAGTCTAAGAATTTataaagacaaaataataaTCAAGAACAGTTGGCAAACATCATTCTTACATTATAGTGCAGCCGTGCTCCGAATCACATATGTGTAAAACCCTCGTTCAAAAATTCCACTGACTCTACTCCCAAATGATTTGTAAATCAACAGAACACAGAATAGGACATTAACACAGAGAACATATTGTCACGCCCCGCTCTGGAGGTACAGGAGCGCAACATAAGGGTTTAAAAAAGGTGCCCTGGTCCCCAAAGTCAGAAACAGCCGAGTCACAGATAAAGGTGAGGTTTATTGCTACACCAGTCGTACCAAAACTGAAAGCAGAAGCTCCAGGGTGAACCAAAATCAGCCAAAGTAACAAAGGAAACAAGCTTTTTCAAAGAAGTGCTACCTAAACTAGACAAGGACAAGCGCTACCCCAAACTCCCAAATTTAATAAACAAGAGAAAGCGTACAAGAGTAAATGGGCTTCAGTGCTGTTTACAAATAGACAAAGCTATTTACAGTACTATACACCAATCCTAGTTGTTGTCAGAACACACACCAGGATTAAATACTATGACTTGGGCAGCTGAGGACAGGTCTGCTGGAGACAgcggcagccaatcagaaaaaggAGAGACTGCAGAGACTCTTAAAGGCACAGAGCACACATAAAAAATGTAGTCCAGACAtaccaacacacacactgattcatGACCAAAATATGGCCATTGTAAATATTTTAAGGAAAATATTTTCCCATTTTTAATGTGATGACAGCAACACATCCTATAAGAAATCCTTAAGTCCAACTTTAGGAACACAATGAAGTGTTTCTTTTTGAGGACGCAGCTTTCAGGAGGTCTGTGCAGCAGTCTCTAAATGTCTGACAACTGAGGAGAGCACTTTCTGATATAACAGTCCTGGCTCTTCTTTGGTGCCATTTTTGTTTCATGATGTAGTAAGTGTGCCTTTCCAGAAGTGTAAACTGCCAAATCCACAGGCACTAATGCGACTCCATGCCATCAGTAATGCAGGCCGTTGAGCTGAGGCTGACAGCAGGCCAGATGGCCTTGCTCGTCTTTAGTTTGAAGGATGCAGTGTCTGTATTTTCCAGAAAGAATTTCACATTTTGTGCCAATATTAATCACAATGGCAGCTTTAGCATATGCTAACCAAAGGCCATATTCTTCTTTATTGTGCTGCAAAGAATAAAATGATCGGTTATTAGttgcagatgtttctgtatcCAAGTCTTGAAGCAGTACTTTGAAGCACTTGATATAGTTTATCATTCTGTCATTGCAACAGGACAGATGATTAGTGGAGCCTCATTTCGTCCTGATTTATTTGTACAGGGGCtgaagaatggatggatggtgtcaGAAAAACTATCTGTGAATGTAAACATTAGCACTTTGGCATCTACGTTGTAGAAGGACAACAGTCCCTTGTCATAGTCAACATAGATTCCGACCCGGGATGGTCTGATGTGAACCGTCAAGTTGGTCGATGGTTCTGTTCTGAAGGCAAACTCGGACTGATCCCGAAGGCTGAGAAACCAGAATCCATGGGCGGGGCTCACGGTGATTTTACCCTTACGGTTGATGGACCGACTGGCCACGCCCAGGTCCCAATCAGTCTTCCCCCCTACCTCCACCTGTAAGAGGACATTGTGGTAATGATGCCGCAAGTGATTTAGACATTGGACACCGAATTTGCAGTGCGCTTTGATCTTTAATGTGGATGTCATAGTTTTTCCAGTTATGATGGGAGATCCCCCATAtgttaaaaaaggaaataaaaaacactAATTAAACAGTAATTTagcaaaaagaaacacataTTCACATAAAACCTTCTCACTAAACTCAAGATGTCATAAAGCTCCCCTTGCTCATGTCTCCATGTCCCCATCAGATGGACTGCTTTGTTTGTACATAGAGACTGAGAGTTTAAACTAAAAGAGCTTGTTTCCATATTGCCTACCTCCCAGTAATGGCGCCCTGAGTTGAAGCCCTGGTTGGCCAGCACACACACTACCCGGTCAAAGCGTTTCGGGTTGTCTGGTACCACCTGATGGCGATCTCCACAGTGAACCCTCTTCCCATCTGCTGAGACGGTGAGACGTGGGTGGGCTGTGGTGTGATCCAAAGTGATGTCAACTGACAGATACAGTGATAGAGCAATGGTTAGTTCCTCCATCCTGTAACACTGCTGACTTGACTTGAGTTTGGGTTAAAGATGAATGATATCCGGTACTTTAGAACACACAAGTTGGacagaaaactgtaaatgcCAAAATGTCTTTGAAATGGAGTTTCTAAAAACCTGCCAGTTTAGCGCGGGGctcaaacaaaagtaaatgCTAAAAGGATTTAAGTCCATACCTGCATATTCTTGAACCCTCCTAACCTCTGCaaagaaaatgacattttcttCAAGTCATTTATTTGAAGAAGACTATTAACATATAAAGAATTGTGTGCTGTCATTAAAACACTTACTCGGGTTGGGTCTAGATAAAGACTGGTGTGATGACGATTGCTGACCTACCAGTAAGGAGAGACACATTTTTGTAATGTTCAGTTAATATTTGAtgtttgtaaatgaaaacatgatCATTCAGAGTTTGAACTTAGAATTACAGTAAGGCTAGGATGGTCTTTTTTTGGCTACCAAAATGCCAAATTGAAGATGTTGCTATTGTACAGACGTTCCATTGAGTTGTAAAGGTTTAGAGACACTATATGCTCTTTAGAATTTTCAACATGACTTTACTGCCCAGGTTAACTTGAGGTGGGAATAAAGACTTACAGATTTCTGGCAGTATTCGCAGCTCTTTGTGAAACTGCTCCATCATCTGATTGACAGACCTGAGAATCACACCTGACGTCAGCTGAGATGACACAGAGACTCCGGACCAGTTCTTAGCCTGCCGAGGTGCAGACAGGGCAGGGAACGTCTGCAGGGGGATGGGAATGTCATAAAGacatatagtctatgttacatATCATGTTAATCATACTATATGGTCAAAGTAGCCAAGTTCCAGTTAGTTAGGGCCAAATAACTAATTCCAATAATCACCTATTTCATTTTCATCTGCGGTTTAGGAAAAGGTCCACCCTGGCTGCACTCTCTACTGAACCTCTCTCATTCACTGTCCTTCAAACTCATCCATGTACTCCTTACATGttcacctgtctccctctcattgAACTCTGTCCAGGTTCTACTGACCTTCAGtctctcttctctccagagcatgTCTGCTTGTTTTCAGACTCTTGTCCATGCACTCCCTCCCCTCACTGCAGATtacatctgcaaacatcagTAGTTTCTGCTGGAAAGGTAGTTGGCAGTGGTTCCTGGAGTTTGCATCAAAAACCTCCCAGTAAATGCTTTGGTTACTAGCAGATTGCTACTGACTACCTACTGGCTGAGCAGGAGTATAAGGTGTGGCACAAACCAGAAATGCCTACAAAGTAGAAGTCGTGCCTCAGCCACAGCCGATGTGTTTCAAAAGACACAACATTTAGTTTAAGCCtaatcttctctttttcttgtttgtgcagcgttttcactgtttcacttcagctcagTGAATCTGTCAATTCCAGTAAACTACAGTGCTACAATATGCTGCTGACCAAATGAAACTTTTTTTGCCAGCTGGTTGGGGAATGCTCTGGTCGACTGCTCCAAGGCTTGAGGAAGAAATTTCCCACTGACTAACAGCAACCTCTAGCAACTGAATGGGCAACGCTCATCAGCTTTATTCACTCGTTGCTGTTGCCACCACGAGCACCTCTACAACCCTCTCCTCCCTGGTCACGTGTCTGCACCCTAACAAACACTGGCTTTTAGTACTAACCGTGTAACCGTGgctctcaaagttcaaaattCTCTGACAATCATTTGGTAGTTTTATGCAAACAATAACATAAAAGCAttaggagtaaaaaaaagtgagtGGAGAAGACATTTTCATGTCTCCCAGCAGCTAGTGCCTCTAGCATTAGGAGTAATCCTGATCCAGGGTTTCACATTTCTGCATCTCAATTCTCACCTCGTCAGTATATTCCTTAACTGGACTTATAGCTACTTTCTGGATCTGTTATTGGGAGTAACTAGTGGAGCACTGCAAATGTATTACGTCTGTATTATTTTATCTGGTGCctcatttcattatttattcataCCTTGAGAAAGAATATGTAGTcctcagacagagccagctGACTTAGTGTTGTGCTCCTCCGTTTAAGCTCAGCTATTTCTTCTTCCAGCTCTCTCAGCACACTCTGAGCTCTGTGCTCTGCCGCTCGAAGAGTCATCTCTATCACCTGGGTGCCACAGAAAGCGTGTGTTCATGAATATACCTACAAATGTCTCGTCTACTTTGAGTTAATTTAAACAGTGTGTGCAGTATGATTGTCTCTGTAGTTGGTCACCTCCAAGACTTCAGCTTGGCAGTGCTCCACGCTGGAGATCAGCTTGGAAAAAGCACAAACGACTCCAtccgtctctctctctgcagcatCCTGATTAAAGCACGAACCGACACCAGCAGAAAAGTAGAAAAGAAGAATTCAGAGACAGCCATAAATGCAAAATGTGACAAACTAAAGTGTGCTCACTTTTAGTGTCTattctgtcattttcttttctgaGATATTTCATAAGACATGAACAGCTCGGCCACATGAACGCAAACTGTTTTAAAGGACAAGTGTCAGCTAAAGATCTCTGCTCTCTGATTGGCTCCTGGAACAATGTAGCATGCTAtcttaacaaaacaaacaaacaaagtgcACGTGTTAGAGAATAAACACATACGATCCATACGCGAAGCTTCTTCCTGCAGTCGTGTTGACActgtggtggaccactagagggctccactcacacccagtgttgaggaagtgtgttcctgtgttttgtGGCGCGAGATGTGCAGTTGATGTTGGAGAGGAATAAAAGAaggagtgagaactgagagctctgtgtcgttaatgcttacctccacattggtgaccCCTGACTCGAGCATGCAACGGGCCGCAGATAACGCAGACTCCGCTATGGATGCATCAGCGGCCGCCGGTCCTCCGCCTCCTGTTGCAGCTGCGTTCGCTGTGGCGCTGAAACTGCCGGACTTTTGGCTCCATGACCCCCCGTCATGGTTCGTACACGTGGAGGCTCAGTTCGCCCTTCGCGGCATCTCGGCTGACGATACGAAGTATCACCATGTGGTGGCCTCGCTCGACCCGCTGGCCACCCGTCGCGCGATGACGCTCCTCCGGGACCCACCCGCCCAAGGGAAATACGCCGCCCTTAAAGAGCTGCTTCTTCGGCGCTATGCCCTCTCCGATGCTGAACGAGCCGAACAGCTCCTCAACCTGTCAGGCCTGGGTGGCGGTACCGTGCTCGAGCTCATGGAGAACATGCTATCGTTGCTCGGGCCGGATGACGGGGGATTCCTCTTCGTCCACCTCTTCCTCCGCCAACTACCGGCCGCCGTGAGAACTGTCCTCGCAAACTCCCCGCTTGTGCCTGCGAAGGATTATCGCTCCCTGGCTGAAGAAGCGGATCGCATTCTCCTGGCTAGCCGCACTTTCGACGTTCACGCCCTGGCTACAGACTCGCCGGCGGCACCTTCCACGCCTCCGCCTGCCTCCCCCGGAGCATCCGCCCCCTTGCTGACGGCAGGGATTGCTACACGCCGGCACCGCAGAGAGACCATCTGTTTCTACCATCAGCGTTTTGGCGACAGAGCGCGTCGCTGCCTGCCACCTTGCGCTTTCACGGCCCAGGGAAACGGACCCGCCAGCGCGCCGTAGCAGCCGCGACCGCTGGCAATACAGAAAGGCTGCTCTGGTTGAGCATTATATTCCCACGGTCGGGCCCCCGGTGTTCACGCGCGCGCGCCGCCTCGACTCCGTGAAGCTGTCCGTCGCTCGGGAAGAGTTTGCAGCCATGGAGCGCCTTGGCATTGTACAGCGTTCGAACAGTGCATGGGCCTCCCTGCTTCACATGGTGCCCAAATCGGACGGTCGGTGGTGGCCATGCGGAGATTTCCGCCGTTTAAAT
This window contains:
- the LOC134628805 gene encoding zinc-binding protein A33-like, with amino-acid sequence MAMSLPAAFLSEDQFTCSICLDVFNKPVTTPCGHSFCQTCISSYWDGNKRSAKLYQCPLCKESFLKRPQLHVNLTLKEITEQFKQMAGSPVAERLGGMEPSRSPSHHNQPLSSGFQRQGEMPENIFAEMMSRFQRLPDPGLPHAALPQSQSRDGAPFVRTEHHDPPPPYPSDSDLPPCPIHLRGLEFFCRTDNVCVCSTCAETSDHLGHNITPAKREWHLKKAQLGITEAELKELISERERKVEEVHSSLREIKDAAERETDGVVCAFSKLISSVEHCQAEVLEVIEMTLRAAEHRAQSVLRELEEEIAELKRRSTTLSQLALSEDYIFFLKTFPALSAPRQAKNWSGVSVSSQLTSGVILRSVNQMMEQFHKELRILPEICQQSSSHQSLSRPNPKVRRVQEYAVDITLDHTTAHPRLTVSADGKRVHCGDRHQVVPDNPKRFDRVVCVLANQGFNSGRHYWEVEVGGKTDWDLGVASRSINRKGKITVSPAHGFWFLSLRDQSEFAFRTEPSTNLTVHIRPSRVGIYVDYDKGLLSFYNVDAKVLMFTFTDSFSDTIHPFFSPCTNKSGRNEAPLIICPVAMTE